DNA from Pseudomonas putida:
CCTTGCCCCGGGCGTTGGTCAGCGGGATCAACAGGCGTTCGGCGTCCAGCTGGCCTTCGTCGAGCCAATGCACGCGGCCCAGCGCATGGGTGCGCAGGCGTCGCATCAAGGCGGCCGGCAGTTCGATGCGCGAGCCGGAGTCGTGGTTGCCGGCGATCATCACGATGTCGAGTTTGGGCTGCTGCTCATGGGCCTGGACGATGAAGTCGTAGAGCCGCTCCTGGGCTTTGACCGGCGGGTTGACCGTGTCGAAGATGTCGCCGGCGATCAGCAGGGCGTCGGGTTGGCGCAGGCGCAGTTGGCCGAGCAGCCAGTCGAGGAAGCAGGCGTGTTCGAAATCGCGTTCCTGGCCGTGCAGGCTTTGGCCCAGGTGCCAGTCGGAGGTGTGAAACAGACGCATGGAGAGTTCCGCAAGCATGCAGGCGTGGCACAGGGCGCCACGCGCTGAAGGTTATTTGGGGTAAAGCGGCGGCAGGCTGCCTGTTTCGCCCGAAGGCGTCAGGACCTGCTCGGCCGGTGGGATGGTGCCGATGGCGCGCCACAGCTCGTCGCCTTGCCAGTACTGGCCGCTTTCGCTGTACAAGGCGCCATTGAGCCCATCCAGGGCATCGGACAAGGGTACGAAACGGGCGGCCATCTCGGCCAGGGTTTCCGGTTGCTGGCGCGCCCAGGCATCGAGCGCCTGACGGGTGGCCTGAGGGTCGTTGGCCTGGCAGGCGCGCTTGAGGTCGTCCAGCAGGCTGCGTGGGCTCGGACCGGTCTGGGTGGCGCGCAGCACCGCTGGCTGCGAGCGGGCGCGCCACCACAGGGCGAAGCCCAGCAGGGTGGTCAGGGCCAGCACCAGGGTCGCCAGTTGCCAGGGCCACAGCAGGGCATTGCTGGCGCTGCTGTCGCCGACCGGGGTGTCGGCGCTCAGGGCTGGGTTGTCCTCCACTTGCAGGGTGCGCGCCGGCAGGCTGCTGTGTTCCAGGTGGTCTTCGCGGGTATTCCACCAGGTGATTTCCAGCGCGGGCAAGGCCAGGTCGCCACTGTGGGTCGGGACCAGCGCCTCGCGCTCCTCGCGGTTGGCGGTCATGCCCCGTTCGCTGATTTCATTGCGCAGCACAGGTTGGTCCGGGTAACGGCGCAGGCCGCGGATCTCTGTGGCCGGCAGGGGGGGAAGCTGGGTGCTGGACAGGCCCTCGGCGCGCAAGGTGATGCCGCGGGTCAGGGAGTCGCCGATCTGTGTCTGCTGGCCGCTTGGGTCCGGGCTCCAGTGCTCTTCCAGGGTCAGGCTGCGTGCCGGCAGCCACGGCTGGTCGGTGGGCCAGGCGGCGGGAATCGGTCGTACCTTCAGGTGCAGGGGCAACGAGCTGACCTGGACCTGGCGACCCACGCGCGGGGTGCCGGCCGGTTGCTCGCCATTGTCGGCGGCGGTGGCGGTGAAGGTCAGCGCGGGGAGGTCCAGGGTGCCACTTTGTTGCGGGTAGATCGCATAGCGGGTCTCGATCACGCCGTGGCGTATGCCGTTGATTTCCTTTTCATAG
Protein-coding regions in this window:
- a CDS encoding BatD family protein; its protein translation is MSRLGVFLFSLLWLLQAQAQPILQASVDRTRLQAGETLELTLESQDVTQFGKPDLRALEGDFEVRGTRQLNSLHTLDGETRASTRWIITLLPKRSGSLRIPELQLGQSQSQAIELQVLQADASRPEGASQVFVEATLDSPEVYVQAQAVLTLRIYHSVSLYDDSSLSPLQLDNAKVEPLGESRTYEKEINGIRHGVIETRYAIYPQQSGTLDLPALTFTATAADNGEQPAGTPRVGRQVQVSSLPLHLKVRPIPAAWPTDQPWLPARSLTLEEHWSPDPSGQQTQIGDSLTRGITLRAEGLSSTQLPPLPATEIRGLRRYPDQPVLRNEISERGMTANREEREALVPTHSGDLALPALEITWWNTREDHLEHSSLPARTLQVEDNPALSADTPVGDSSASNALLWPWQLATLVLALTTLLGFALWWRARSQPAVLRATQTGPSPRSLLDDLKRACQANDPQATRQALDAWARQQPETLAEMAARFVPLSDALDGLNGALYSESGQYWQGDELWRAIGTIPPAEQVLTPSGETGSLPPLYPK